In a single window of the Raphanus sativus cultivar WK10039 chromosome 9, ASM80110v3, whole genome shotgun sequence genome:
- the LOC108827971 gene encoding serine/threonine-protein kinase/endoribonuclease IRE1a: MLRSMPPSHFLRQLLFLLLLLSPWTSSRAAEPSNHISVYGRAASRSLLHSDEEPNTELVVDLSGKVSLIMQPSRKPIWSFSSGSPIHSSYQAPLLNVVNNTGNATEIISKAFVVEYIDDNSDVSTMVDDDGYTRKTMEDLMKEMPRVSDDGLTLGSKTSTTYLVDGLSGRLIHVYGTTTRDNNNNNTSFMVKPTSADNLASIQLLITRTDSKLEHFDKTSGKPVWNVTVSHFRADLRCDPAFNRDKNLGPEILTGIYLPLRCGGNHTDVRSLVKSGVFIRMPREPESGNEAKMLPSSVNRKSRKLWEHGVFGKNSGWSPVKLLVPLFVLVAVIISVYAKSFSSRGGDLSSKSGPSKKKKNRKSGKDKQTEFELVEGGQMLLGFNDLLNGGGDGRKIGKLFVSNKEIAKGSNGTVVFEGIYEGRPVAVKRLVRSHHEVAFKEIQNLIASDQHSNIIRWYGVEYDRDFVYLSLERCACSLDDLIKTYLNFSMTKVLGNGDSTYEMKLDSLEGVMEGKSLWKVGGHPSPLMLKLMRDIVFGLAHLHELGIVHRDLKPQNVLISKGMTVSAKLSDMGISKRLTGDMSSLGHFATGCGSSGWQAPEQLLQSRQTRAVDMFSLGCILFYSITGCKHPFGQDLERDVNIVNNKVDLFLVEHVPEASDLISRLLNPNPDLRPSATEVLLHPMFWNSEMRLSFLRDASDRVELENREADSEILKAMESTAPVAIGGKWDEKLEPIFITNIGRYRRYKYDSIRDLLRVIRNKLNHHRELPSEIQELVGTVPEGFDEYFSVRFPKLLIEVYRVISVHCKEEEVFRKYFKCNHM; this comes from the exons ATGCTCCGTTCGATGCCACCATCCCACTTTCTCCGCCAACTCCTCTTCTTACTACTGCTGCTATCACCATGGACATCTTCTCGCGCCGCTGAGCCGTCCAATCATATCTCCGTATACGGACGCGCGGCTAGCAGATCGCTGCTGCACTCTGA TGAAGAGCCAAACACGGAGCTTGTTGTTGATCTTTCTGGGAAAGTCTCGTTGATTATGCAGCCGTCAAGAAAACCAATCTGGTCTTTCTCATCAGGATCACCCATTCATTCCTCCTATCAAGCTCCTCTTCTAAATGTTGTCAACAACACAGGAAACGCCACTGAGATTATTAGTAAAGCTTTCGTTGTAGAGTACATAGACGACAACTCAGATGTTAGTACCATGGTTGATGATGATGGCTATACTAGAAAG ACTATGGAGGACTTGATGAAGGAGATGCCACGTGTGAGTGACGATGGTCTGACTCTTGGCTCCAAAACCTCTACCACCTATTTGGTTGATGGTTTGTCGGGGAGGCTAATCCATGTCTATGGGACCACCACCCGAGataataataacaacaacaCTAGTTTCATGGTGAAGCCCACTAGCGCCGACAATCTGGCGAGCATACAGCTTCTCATCACGCGGACAGATTCAAAACTGGAGCATTTCGATAAGACCTCAGGAAAGCCTGTGTGGAACGTGACCGTTTCTCACTTCAGAGCCGACTTGCGTTGTGATCCGGCTTTCAATAGAGACAAAAACCTCGGTCCTGAAATCCTCACTGGAATCTATCTCCCGTTGCGATGCGGTGGTAATCACACTGACGTCCGTTCCCTCGTTAAATCAGGAGTTTTTATTAGGATGCCTCGAGAACCTGAAAGTGGCAATGAAGCCAAAATGTTGCCCTCTTCAGTAAACAGAAAATCAAGGAAGTTATGGGAACATGGTGTGTTTGGCAAAAACTCTGGATGGTCGCCTGTGAAATTACTTGTCCCTCTATTTGTTTTGGTTGCTGTTATAATCTCTGTTTACGCGAAAAGCTTTTCATCGAGGGGCGGTGATTTGAGTTCAAAATCTGGACCttccaaaaagaagaagaaccgtAAATCAGGGAAGGATAAGCAGACAGAATTTGAGCTGGTTGAAGGGGGTCAAATGTTACTAGGCTTCAATGACCTTCTAAATGGTGGAGGTGACGGGAGAAAGATTGGTAAGCTGTTTGTGTCAAATAAAGAAATCGCAAAGGGAAGTAATGGGACTGTGGTGTTTGAGGGTATTTACGAAGGCCGGCCAGTAGCTGTAAAACGCCTCGTTCGTTCCCATCACGAAGTTGCTTTCAAGGAGATTCAAAACCTCATTGCATCCGACCAGCATTCGAACATCATTCGGTGGTACGGTGTGGAGTACGACCGAGATTTTGTTTACCTTTCTCTAGAGCGATGCGCGTGCAGTTTAGATGATTTGATCAAAACCTATTTGAATTTCTCAATGACGAAAGTGTTGGGAAATGGCGACTCTACGTATGAGATGAAACTGGACTCTTTGGAGGGAGTTATGGAAGGAAAGAGTTTGTGGAAAGTGGGAGGCCACCCGTCACCTCTCATGCTAAAACTTATGAG GGATATAGTTTTTGGGCTTGCCCATTTGCATGAACTGGGAATAGTTCATCGGGACTTGAAACCACAAAATGTATTGATAAGTAAAGGGATGACTGTGAGTGCAAAGCTTTCTGATATGGGTATTAGCAAGCGTCTAACTGGGGACATGTCGTCATTGGGTCATTTTGCCACAG GTTGTGGTAGTTCTGGTTGGCAAGCACCGGAACAGCTACTTCAAAGTCGCCAAACCCGTGCTGTAGACATGTTTAGTTTAGGATGTATCCTGTTTTACTCCATAACTGGTTGTAAGCATCCCTTTGGACAAGACCTTGAACGCGATGTCAACATCGTGAACAACAAAGTCGACTTATTTCTAGTCGAGCATGTTCCCGAAGCTTCAGACCTGATCTCTCGTTTACTGAATCCAAACCCTGACTTACG TCCTAGTGCAACCGAAGTGCTACTCCATCCCATGTTCTGGAACTCAGAGATGAGACTGTCTTTTCTTCGGGATGCTAGTGACCGAGTAGAGCTTGAAAACAGAGAGGCTGATTCGGAGATCTTGAAAGCAATGGAGAGTACAGCTCCAGTGGCTATAGGAGGGAAGTGGGATGAAAAGCTAGAACCTATCTTCATTACAAACATCGGACGGTACAGGCGTTACAAGTATGATAGTATTCGTGATCTGTTACGTGTCATCAGAAACAAACTGAATCATCACCGAGAACTTCCTTCAGAGATCCAG GAACTTGTTGGAACGGTTCCAGAAGGATTCGATGAGTACTTTTCTGTTCGGTTTCCAAAATTGCTGATTGAAGTCTACAGAGTCATCTCTGTGCACTGTAAGGAAGAAGAAGTATTCAGAAAGTACTTCAAATGCAACCACATGTAA